In the Actinomycetota bacterium genome, ACCCTTCTGGATATCCGTTCCACGTCATCCCCCGCTCGCCGTCGCGCCGAGGCTCGATGATAGAGGCTGGTGACGATGAAGCCCTCTGAGATCCGGATCCCGCCCGAGCTGCTGCCGTCCGACGGGCGGTTCGGCTCCGGTCCGTCCAAGGTCCGGGCCGACGCGGTCCGCGACCTTGCCGCTGCCGCGCCGGGCTACCTGGGGACAAGCCACAGGCAGGAGGGCGTCCGGTCGGTGGTGCGCGCCCTGCGGGAGGGGCTGTCGGATCTGTTCGGACTGCCGGACGGATACGAGGTGGTGCTGTCCAACGGCGGGGCGACCGCTTTCTGGGACACCGCCGTGCTCGCACTGATCCAGCGGCGCAGCCGGCACTTCGTGTTCGGCGAGTTCTCCGCGAAGTTCGCGAAGGCGGCCGCGGCCGCCCCGCACCTGGAGGACCCGGTGGTAGTGGAGGCGGAGCCCGGCTATCGGCCGGAGGTGGGTCCGGCCGGCGACGCGGACGTGTGCGCGCTCACCCACAACGAGACGTCCACCGGCGTCTGCATGCCAGTGTCGCGTCCGGACGGGTCCGCCCTGGTGGTCGTGGACGGCACGTCGGCCGCGGGCGGGATGGACGTGGACCCCCGGGAGTTCGACGTCTACTACTTCTCCCCGCAGAAGTGCTTTGCCGCGGACGGGGGCTTGTGGGTGGCGATCCTGTCGCCGGCTGCGGTCGAGCGCGTGGAACGCCTGGAGTCGTCCCAACGCTGGATCCCGGCGAGCCTGAGCCTCGGCCAGGCGCTGCGCGACTCGCGTCTGGACCAGACCTACAACACCCCCGCCCTGGCGACGCTCTTTTTGTTCCGCCACACGGTGGACTGGATTAACTCCAACGGCGGCCTGAAATGGTCGGCCTCGCGATGCGCCCG is a window encoding:
- the serC gene encoding phosphoserine transaminase yields the protein MKPSEIRIPPELLPSDGRFGSGPSKVRADAVRDLAAAAPGYLGTSHRQEGVRSVVRALREGLSDLFGLPDGYEVVLSNGGATAFWDTAVLALIQRRSRHFVFGEFSAKFAKAAAAAPHLEDPVVVEAEPGYRPEVGPAGDADVCALTHNETSTGVCMPVSRPDGSALVVVDGTSAAGGMDVDPREFDVYYFSPQKCFAADGGLWVAILSPAAVERVERLESSQRWIPASLSLGQALRDSRLDQTYNTPALATLFLFRHTVDWINSNGGLKWSASRCARSAEGLYGWADASNFAGPFVTRVQDRSPVVGTIDFDSRVDAKTVAAVLRSNGVVDVEPYRKLGRNQLRVGLYPAIEPDDVRRLTGCID